A window of Pectobacterium carotovorum genomic DNA:
GTATGGGGACTATCAGGATTTGCTCCCCGATCACCCTAACGTCTGGTGCTATCAGCGCATCTGGGAGGGACAGCGGCTTCTGGTTCTGGCAAATCTCAGCAAACAGACTCAGCGCTGGCAGCCTCCAATTGATACTCATGACCGCCGCTGGCGACTGTTATTCAGCAATTACTCTGATGCACAGCCTCAGCCCGCCATACTGGCGCTACGCCCGTTTGAAGCCATCTATTGGGTACAAGGAATGCCGGAGAAAGAGGATAAGATTCAGGGCTAGAGGATACCGTGAGATGTAGCGGGTAACCCCGCTACATTATTACCAGAAACTCAATTACCAGAAACTAGATTGGCAGGAACTAGCGCTTAGCCAGCAGCAATCCCAACACCAGACCGACTGTGGCACCGATACCGATACCGTGCCAGGGTTTGTCATGCACATAGACGTCGGCTTTGTCAGCCACCTGCTTGGCGCGCGCATAATAGCTGTCAGTCACACCAATGCGGGCTTTGACTTCCAGCAGCGCTTTTTCCGCGCCCTTTTTCAAATCAAGGTAGGCTTGGTCTGCCTGATCGCCCGTATAGCGCAATACCTCATCCAGCGTTTCAGACAGAAGTTTTAAATCATCATCGACACGAATTTCTTCAGGCTGTTTTTTGGTCGCTGCCATAAAGTGCTCCCTTCTGTTATGAAAAGTCATTAGTTATAAATCGTTGCCTGATTAACTATAGACAAGTTTGTGCGACTTCTACGGCTGCAACAGACCAGATCATTCCTAAAACGTATTTTGCTTCCATAAAAAAATGCAGGAGCGTT
This region includes:
- the elaB gene encoding stress response protein ElaB; the encoded protein is MAATKKQPEEIRVDDDLKLLSETLDEVLRYTGDQADQAYLDLKKGAEKALLEVKARIGVTDSYYARAKQVADKADVYVHDKPWHGIGIGATVGLVLGLLLAKR